Sequence from the Microplitis demolitor isolate Queensland-Clemson2020A chromosome 2, iyMicDemo2.1a, whole genome shotgun sequence genome:
taaaatgttttcgtCAGCCTGATTACTATgcatctaataaatattttaataaataaatatttccttggattagattttagaaataatagGTTGTATCACCTAATTTATCGACTGATAATAACCCAAGTGTCACACTTGcctttgtgacatctataagatatccctgatagccaggGTGGCGACCTGCCGCCAAGTTGGCCTTTCCATAAATTGATCGCAACTTTCCAAGAGACTTGTcgacaacttgtagtcaatacagttacaaaagctgaaagttgtcgacaactcgTCGTCAAGTTGTTCGCAACTCATTTACACCAACTTTCTCGTCAGTAACTCTGGCTATCAGGAATCAGTTTTTAGGCAATTTTGTGCTACATCGATAAGGCACCAACATGTTGACAAaacgatcagaaatttatgtcaccgaaaaaatatctacttaaaagacttgacacaaatgacgacaaaaagtgaaaaattacaaatagtagctaataagtcatctaaacgactttttaattgacataagacaggaaaaacaacacaaattttcgcTCCGGGACTAACATTTGCATGTTGTATTTACACCGAAAAAGGTGACTTTgagacaaaagaaaatttgctTTATCCTTTtaaagacatcttaaagttgggtGTATGTTACTtgggaattaattatttctaatagaatttgatttaaatatttaattttactatgtgcaaaaaaaaaaaaaaaattattaatgataatttttttactgtttgcaAAACTAGCTACTTACCAATAAActccaattaataattttgctgaACTTTTCCTTGTTGTCACTGGGAAAATTCATCTTAAAAAGGtgttcgaataaataaaaaaatctgaaattaataacaataaaataattaatcagttcCCACGATGCCTAAAACGGAATTAAAACGTTccgatcataaaattaaaaacgatgtaattttaaagagaaatttttatttattacttaaaattggGCGCTTTCCATACATAAAAATCGCAATCAAACAATACGCAAACATAAGTTTGAATATTCTTAATGCATATCTTtatatatgcaaataaatCCTGATTTCCCTCGTTTACAGCATCGGGCGTAAACGGCTGGGCCGATTTCgctaattctttttttgttgtatCTGTTATTATCAGGTCGgctagtaaaattataaatataaatttcagcttgaaataattaacaattcaatAAACTGTGACTTCTATAATAACATTTGAACTACTCCAAGAATCGCCAAGATCATAAATACTtacacatttataattaaaaaataaaatgatgtaaaaattattaatagcagtactaataattaatggtaatatacttacatataaaTGAAGGACAAATAATGTTGGAGATTAGATGAAAGAATCACATCCGATTGGTGAAACATTATAGAGTTGAGCTCCATTTTGATAagtggtataaaaatattgttttcaaaactgaaaaataaaaaaaattttaatatttggaaaaaaaaaaaaaaaaaaaaaaaaaaaaaaattagaaaaacatctttaattataaaatgatgtttaataataaatattaattaaaattttcatcaaatttcttaGGCTAAGTTATTTTGAGTCTCAATGTAGacgcaaaatataaatttataaaaattgcgcaaatgaataattaataacttcaattgtataagtctactctaatattaaataaataattaattattagtttaattttacaaacctgctccaatattatatttatttattattgacttcgatgatacttgtaatttagtaattgGTTTACCAACTATTTATGAGACCAACTGTGTAACACAAAAATACTAGTTGAACGGCAagttaaaatacttgataatagGTGACACACCACGTAAGTTACAAAACAGagcggtaaattataaaagagtaaatgaaaataacattaaaatgttttcagtatttttaatacataattaatattgataaaacaaaataattagtcgagtgtattaaatattaaataaataaagataataataataatattaaaagtggTTTTCTAAGATTCTTTGAGGACTCTttcgtttcatattttattgtggctTATTGACATTTCTCTCCGATAAATACCTGGATACTCTTACGATGTGCTAGATGATCAACaggatttgataattacttgataagattactaatttaattaaaacataaataataatgaaaacaataaaaaattttaaacctagAGCAGAcacttgcgcatgcgcacaacTACTATTAGATCAACgggcataattaaaattttaataattaattataaatataaaaacaaacaaacaaacgctatttttggtggggtattaacaaacaaatcaagataaatggaaaaaaaattaaaaaagatagaaaatgagtatagtcaccgctaacttcaaataaatttttaaaaatttatttaaaaaaaaataaagaacgaacaaataattatttatagcgaacattgacgaacaatcgacgaacaaacgaattgctaaaaaaaatttgccaaaaatcgAATTCCCCCCGCCAACTTAAGGGAGCTAGTGATAAGAACATTTATATGACTTGACTATACATAAACATATAATTCTTTCAGtttcatattatatttttttatttgtttatttatttattattattattaatgttctattttattattattttttatggttcATTGAAATTACGCCTCAAGTGTTTCCATGAAATTGAACCTTTATACAGATGACAGATTccatctttaaaaaaaaatcgctcaTAGGTTAGCTGTCAAAaatgttgtaaaaaatttaaataaatataataattaagaatactggttttttataattaattattgtcattaattgttgttaataaataaatatataaataatgacgTCAAAATCGGATGTTACATTGGatcatttttatgtttttaatggGAATTATTCTAAAAGAGAAGgagatgtaaatttttttattatttacataattaattaataattaatttaataagtaaataaataaatttttttattatacaggaagaaaaaaaaatattttattattatcctgAGAAAACAGACATTGATACTAAAATTCGTAATGTTGGATTAAGTGaagcaattattaaatttacagagtatgtttatttatatttatatatatatatatatttaatttattaattagttttgatgttaattttaattttctagatCATTTAATCCTGGGCAGACATgtgattattgtaataatcATAAGAcaagacaaatttattatcaaccaGAGCCAGATTTCTGGATGATCATGGTAcgagttaataaattattattgttgttattattattaaaagattttatttgatGGTAATAGTAAgtgaaaatgataattattttctagatAATCGGAGTTCCGtatgtagtaaaaaataaagacggTATTGATTATACGGAGTATCAACATGACGAAGTGTCAAGTTCAGTATGTCAAGCAATACTCAAACAAGCTTATATGAGATTTAGGCTGTTTATGGGATCATTTGAAACTATATTAAATGATCCACAGTATGGATCAGTTACGTTACTCAGACATAAATTAGACTATTTTTATACTGGGGTAATTATGACTAACAAGTTTTTACAattcagttttatttaaatttatttatgattgtgAACGTAGCAGATATGAGACACTTGAATAGTAGACATAATTgagatgtcttttaaaaaagCAAGACAAATTTTGTCTCAAACTGTTCTTACTTCCgtcttaaaaaaatcatttaaatgctgaattatttgtaattttctttttgttatcACTTGAAGTTTTTTAAACAGACATTTTTCAGTGATTTCTGATTGTTTCGTCAACATTTTGGTGACTTATCGATAGGTCAAAATACAGCTTCAAAACtgatatcttatagatgtcatgAAGTCAAGAGTGTACttgagcaatttaattaatattattatgaaataaatgaacaaaatattaatagaataaaaattaaaaaataggcATTACCGAATTTGAAAATCGgcatatgcattttttttaaattttatttttttaattgtttagttcgtttatttacaattaaaaatttttctcgtatctgttacattcatactcatatttatttttctattacaaGAAATTAGTAATTTGTGTGTTTGTTTTAGTATTTACCATCTTTGAAGCTCAATCACCGTGATATACTTGATATTTATCAAGGATTACAATTTTTACCAttagataaaataacattctTAAAGGTTCAATGTTTTATGAATCTTATTGAAGCAACGTTCCCTCAAATTAAGTACACAGCATTCCTTTATAATGATCAATTAGTatggtaatttataattttatttatcaatgatgTCAgtgaatagtaaaaatttctgCACATCTCAagcgcaaaattttttttatatttgaattttattttttcttaaggaGCGGTTTAGAACCAGAAGATATGCaagtgatttataattatttaataagcaGTCTTTTACCAGaatatttagaaaaagaaTTTCATAGTGGATCAATGCCACGTAATTCCGCGTCACCGTTTACAAGCTCACATTATGGAAAGTATGTAATAGCTCGAagcattcatttttaatattttaaatactgcaattaataatttagaaagTTGTACTAGactcgattaattaatttccagATTTATAACCGGAGCATCCAGCATCAATGAATCGATTGGTATTACAAAATCAccaaaagtatttataaattatccaaATAAACCTACCTCATTATACTTAGTTGTTTATAGTGCCTTAAGTGCGACTTTATGTTTATTCGTCGATagtaagtattttaaaatgaagtaacagatttattattcaatttaaaataacattaattttatttttttattcaataggtacaagtttattaattgattatttaaaaagtcttGATGCATTCCTGGGTCCTCAATTGACGACTCTAGTTAACACAGTAGCAGAACAATGTTCTAAGCACGTACCAGACATCTCTGATTCAACTCCTAAGTATCTTTACTTCAATAGACTAAATTTGGCGTACAAAAGTACTATTCATCTCGACAATAGAAGATGCTCTAATGTACTGACAACTCCAGAAGTATTGAGAATAATTACAGATATAAATAGTGATACAAATCGATTGAAAGAAGATGGCGAAACGATTATTAAAACTATGAGTGATTATTGGGTTGTTggtaaattatcaaatttacgTGAATTTTATGTTGTGATACAGCAAAAAAATGctaatattattgaaatcgATGgtcagtattttattttatttataaattaattacttgtatATCAAcacattgataattatttttttttttttattacagatgAAGTTAAACGACTGTGCGATAAgcaattaaaaagtatattctttcattaataataaaaaaaaaattatatctagaattaaaaaaatatttaataaaaaatattaattattattaaatttttatacattcttttttttcttttttttcatttcttgtttgatttttattttatttttcaaattttcactCTTATCTCTGATTTTctctttcttttctttcttcttCATTTGAGCATTCGTTTCTTctacttcaattttttcttcttttctcTTCTTCTTCATTTTAACCTCTTTAACTTCCGCCTTTTCTTCATCTTCAACGTTTTTCCCAGCAAGTccattagaaaatttatttttttgtttctcacCTTTatctttcttctttttcttcttcatctcACTTTTCGCTTCCACCTCCGTCTTTATTTCTTccctttcattttttacattcgCACCATTggaagttttatttttacttttcttccCTTCAACCTTTTCATTCTTCATTTTCTCCTTCATCTCACTTTTCGCTTCCACCTCCACCTTCATTTCTTccctttcattttttacattcgCACCATtagaagttttatttttacttttcttctCTTCAACCTTTTcattcttctttttcttcttcatctcACTTTTCGCTTCCACCTCCATCTTCATTTCTTCctttccattttttacattcGCACCATtagaagttttatttttacttttcttccCTTCAACCTTTTCATTCTCCTTCGCCACTTGAACTTCCTGCTCACCCACTTCCATATCTTCTTCTTCCTCATCTTTACCctctttatttttcaaaggGATCGCGTTAGAAAACTTTTTCAACTTAGCAACAAAAAATCCATCGACATTGTGCGTATGCGGATAATATCTTCTCGTAAGTTTCAACGATGGGTGAAAGCGATGGTGTCTATAATTAACGAAACCTTCTTCCCCAAAGTCCGAACCAGTTGGCAGTAATTTGACATTACGTTTCTTCAGAGCGTAATCAATAATCCATTCATTTTCCTCAGGCAAAATAGAACACGTAGAGTAAACGATAACCGCAGCTTTGGATTTAGCATTGACGCAGTCAATCGCAGCTAACAATAATTCTCTTTGCAGAGTGCAGCAGCGTTGGATATCAGCTTGGTCTTTATTTGTCTTGACACTTGGGTCTTTAGCTACAACTCCAGTACCAGTACAAGGCGCATCCAGCAGCACACGATCAAATCCTTTGATAATTCCAGGAATTTTCCTACCATCATAATTCGTAATAACAGAATTGACAATTCCCAATCTATGGAAGTTACCAACAACAGCTTTCAGACGATCAGAATTAACGTCATTAGCAAAAAGAACACCAGTATTTTTCATCTGCGCGGCAATATGAGAAGCTTTGCCACCTGGTGCTGCAGACATGTCAAGTATCCGTTCATTTTCTTGGGGATCTAGGGCCATAACTGGCAATAGACTTGAAGCTCCTTGGAGTACGTAGTGTCCAGCCAAGTACTCTGGTGTAGCACCCATTGGTACTTGTGATGAATAGACAACTAAACCGACCTTGGTCCACTTTCCCAGAGGGTCCAGATTCACGCCACGATTAATCAAAGCCTGGGCCAAGTCTCGTCTGCGTGTTTTCAATGTGTTTGTACGCAGAGTCAAAGGTCGCTGGACTTCACTGGCTTCCAGGTAGTCTATAAGCTCACCTAGAGGGAATATTTGCATGAGTAATCCGATTAAAAATTCGTTGTAACTGTAGTAAGAGCATAAATCGGATTTGAGAAGCTCCAGGTACTCGCTACGGGAACGGTTTGGATCGCGGAGACGTTTGAAGTCATTTAGTACCATCACTATGTCACGGATACGGGTTTGAATGTCTTTCAAACTTATTGGCTCTTTTAATTCTTCTTCAGATGGAAATTCGAAGACACACTGACGGACCATTTCGTCTGTTTCTGCTTCATCTAGTTTTCTaaattggagaaaaaaaattaatgagttattttattaatgaaattattatgattcggaagttagtagacaatttggaatttttttccaacttattaattacaaaaaaaaatatgcacatgtagaaaatttaaactacTAAAGGTgcaattaattgaaatattttttttttttcataatttatggttttgataaaaattcaaaaattatgacGGGGACTAAACTGAGGAtcaaactgtaaaaaattggcagtgaattcggagtgattacagtttttgtttaaatttgaattcactcCAGCACTCGGAGTTCTGGAATTTTTGAGGAGACTCGTCTCTCCCTACTACCACTGacttattttgaaatatttttttatgaaaatttagcagaatattcttggaatgatgcttattaatgttagaaattttaagaattttaatatagaATGTactctgagaaaaaaaattacaaaaatatcctcttttttttgtatctcagaccAGCTTCCCCTTTACAGAAATAACCAGTCACCCGCTCCGCATTTACtccactaattttttacagggtaaaaattattattagaagtgaataaaaaaattgaaaattacttttctTCTTCCTGTTGCTTTTGTAATCTTTTACTTTCACGTTCAATGGGAAGTAAATCTTCgtctttatcatcatcatcgtcttCACCTTCGTCACTATCATTTTCGTCATTTCCATCAGTCCCTTCGTTAACTTCTTCATCTTCAGACCCTTCATTAGCTTCTTCATCTTCAGTTCCTTCAGCTTCACCATCAGAACCATCATCTAAAATATCACGCTTCTGTCTAACGAATAATCCAGGTCTTGCTTCGTCACCATTCATCTGATTCTCTTCTTCAGAAGCATACTcctaacaaaaaatataataaataaaaactgcgATTCTCAGTACATAATtagcaaaataattaaaaaattaccggaTCAGATTCATCCTCAGACTCAGTTTTAGCAACGACCTTCTGTTTTTTAAATGCAGGACCGTCTTTATGAAATTTCCCACCTTTTTTGGGTCTTTTTTTCATAGAATCAGACCTTCTTTTTGCACGTGGATTTgatttttcctttttctcagctgaattattaaattaaatttatgaaaatttaaaaaaaaaggttagaaaataattttcaaaattaatttgatttatttacctTGTAAATAACGTGGTAATACTGGATCCCCTTGTTTTCTAGCTTTTCTTCCCGGTCCTTTAGGAACAGCGGCTTCGCCATATTTAGCTTTACGTcccattttttgaatttattaattaattaataattaaatttaaaaaaatataaaatgtaaataaattgtattccGACACGTGTGAACATGCtacgatttaaatatttttaaggttAAAGTTCTACTGCAAAAGCGCCTCTATCGgaaacgtaaataaataattttaattttaattatttaaataattaattaattacataaataattaattatcgattcaacattgattgttaattaatttacattatttataattgtgattttattaataagaaaatttgattttagaACTTTATGTCAGTTTAAAATATGGCGTGTAatggcgggaaatttaaaaatcataaaaataaaagaatttaataaaatttaaatttttatcaaaattatgaattaattaaatagtaaatagtaaaattttttatttagtgttaattataattattttgaatgtaattaataatatta
This genomic interval carries:
- the LOC103575160 gene encoding vacuolar fusion protein CCZ1 homolog, whose protein sequence is MTSKSDVTLDHFYVFNGNYSKREGDEEKKIFYYYPEKTDIDTKIRNVGLSEAIIKFTESFNPGQTCDYCNNHKTRQIYYQPEPDFWMIMIIGVPYVVKNKDGIDYTEYQHDEVSSSVCQAILKQAYMRFRLFMGSFETILNDPQYGSVTLLRHKLDYFYTGYLPSLKLNHRDILDIYQGLQFLPLDKITFLKVQCFMNLIEATFPQIKYTAFLYNDQLVWSGLEPEDMQVIYNYLISSLLPEYLEKEFHSGSMPRNSASPFTSSHYGKFITGASSINESIGITKSPKVFINYPNKPTSLYLVVYSALSATLCLFVDSTSLLIDYLKSLDAFLGPQLTTLVNTVAEQCSKHVPDISDSTPKYLYFNRLNLAYKSTIHLDNRRCSNVLTTPEVLRIITDINSDTNRLKEDGETIIKTMSDYWVVGKLSNLREFYVVIQQKNANIIEIDDEVKRLCDKQLKSIFFH